One segment of Candidatus Nitrospira nitrosa DNA contains the following:
- a CDS encoding AAA family ATPase, whose amino-acid sequence MTSTETIRAIQENIARVIKGKPHVIEMCLVALLARGHLLLEDVPGVGKTTLAHSLARSLDCSFKRIQFTSDLLPSDIVGVSIFNRQKQAFEFIPGPIFANIVLADEINRTTPKTQSSLLEAMSEAQISFDNKTYPLSPPFMVIATQNPAEYHGTFPLPESQLDRFLMRLRIGYPAPEEEKKVLERASSLHPAEELLPLLTAPEVVQLQDQVDKVFMEESLTDYLLAIVQSTRQSELLALGVSTRGALALSRAAKALALVRGRTYCLPDDIKELAPIVLSHRIMVARQAGLHQRSFEQAERIIRDLVDTIPVPV is encoded by the coding sequence ATGACTTCTACGGAGACCATCCGGGCCATTCAGGAGAACATTGCCCGGGTGATCAAAGGGAAACCCCATGTCATCGAGATGTGCCTCGTCGCACTGCTCGCTCGCGGGCATCTCCTTCTCGAAGATGTTCCGGGAGTCGGCAAAACCACACTGGCTCATAGCCTTGCACGATCGTTGGACTGCTCGTTCAAACGCATTCAATTTACAAGCGATCTGCTGCCGTCTGACATTGTGGGCGTTTCGATTTTCAATCGGCAGAAGCAGGCGTTTGAGTTCATCCCCGGACCCATTTTCGCCAACATTGTCCTGGCAGATGAAATCAATCGTACGACGCCGAAGACTCAGAGCAGCCTGTTGGAGGCGATGAGTGAGGCGCAGATTTCGTTCGACAATAAGACGTATCCGCTCAGTCCGCCGTTTATGGTCATCGCGACACAAAACCCTGCCGAGTATCATGGAACCTTCCCACTTCCGGAGTCACAACTCGACCGGTTCTTGATGAGGCTGCGCATCGGCTATCCGGCACCGGAAGAGGAGAAGAAAGTTCTTGAACGAGCCTCATCTCTGCACCCAGCTGAAGAGTTGCTCCCACTGTTGACCGCTCCAGAGGTGGTCCAGCTTCAGGACCAGGTCGACAAAGTCTTTATGGAGGAAAGCCTGACCGACTATCTCCTAGCCATTGTCCAGAGTACCAGGCAGTCCGAGCTCCTGGCCCTCGGGGTGAGCACAAGGGGAGCGCTCGCATTGAGTCGCGCTGCGAAAGCCCTGGCGCTCGTGCGCGGACGAACTTATTGCCTGCCGGACGATATTAAAGAGCTCGCTCCGATCGTGCTGTCTCACCGCATCATGGTGGCACGTCAGGCTGGTCTTCACCAACGAAGTTTTGAGCAAGCTGAACGCATCATCCGCGATTTAGTCGACACGATTCCTGTGCCGGTCTAG
- a CDS encoding ChaN family lipoprotein gives MHAWLVLRRCRGIVLALSFVLWLLIASASGAMPPLDSPTVEPAVTWQPWHIIDTRTGHVVAFPEWIKALEQAEIIYLGEEHHNPYHIEAALKVLNQLLADRIYPTIGMEMFGWDGQEALDSYVSGIQAMSDEFLEEVRWKQNWGGEFSDYGPLVTFARERQLPVRAMNPPKPLIRRILKFGLEPVKLEPEWAASGMAQEEIVDDPAYHTKIIDQLRRCHGGTEEHYRTMYEASMVRDEGMAKTLVQRQEEIRRAADGLRRIILSYTGGGHIQYGLPVPKRVARRLSGDVTQTTVYMMSFEPSRAEDVQAHLDDPIADYIWLTPMGKPNPTKPCK, from the coding sequence ATGCATGCGTGGCTGGTCCTGCGTCGATGTAGGGGGATTGTCCTGGCTCTGAGTTTCGTGCTCTGGCTCCTCATTGCTTCCGCAAGCGGTGCCATGCCACCGCTTGACTCACCGACAGTCGAACCAGCCGTGACATGGCAGCCCTGGCATATCATCGATACCCGAACAGGCCACGTTGTCGCCTTTCCTGAATGGATTAAGGCTCTGGAGCAGGCAGAGATTATCTATCTAGGTGAAGAACACCACAACCCCTACCATATCGAAGCCGCCTTGAAAGTCTTAAACCAGCTGCTCGCAGATCGGATTTACCCCACCATCGGCATGGAAATGTTTGGGTGGGACGGTCAAGAAGCCTTGGACTCCTATGTCTCCGGCATCCAGGCAATGTCGGACGAGTTTTTGGAAGAGGTACGTTGGAAGCAAAACTGGGGGGGGGAGTTTAGCGATTATGGGCCGCTCGTCACGTTTGCTCGCGAGCGGCAGCTGCCTGTCCGTGCCATGAATCCGCCGAAGCCACTGATCCGCCGCATCCTAAAATTTGGGCTGGAACCGGTGAAACTCGAACCCGAGTGGGCGGCATCAGGCATGGCGCAAGAAGAGATTGTCGATGATCCCGCGTACCACACCAAAATCATCGATCAGCTGCGTCGGTGCCATGGCGGAACAGAGGAACACTATCGAACGATGTATGAGGCGTCGATGGTCCGTGATGAGGGTATGGCCAAGACTCTAGTCCAGAGACAGGAAGAAATCCGTCGTGCTGCAGACGGGTTGCGCCGCATCATCTTGAGCTACACAGGGGGCGGACACATCCAATATGGTCTCCCAGTCCCGAAGCGCGTGGCGAGACGACTGTCCGGCGACGTCACGCAAACAACCGTCTACATGATGTCATTCGAACCAAGCCGGGCCGAAGACGTTCAAGCCCATCTGGACGATCCCATCGCAGACTATATCTGGTTGACCCCGATGGGAAAACCAAACCCCACCAAACCTTGCAAATAG
- a CDS encoding SWIM zinc finger family protein, with protein MTNKIPCCAERLNLLVPQMIQAVSEAAAYHVACQYVTEKRVRIAEASDSQISSTVIGNAGLYEQHVNLKDGYLFSACSCSVPEEPLCRHSIAVLLEYHRWSTPQASSTSGIQKESPSRPQTNHSHKPSPLTLQSSVADIKLSEILKFVEWLQPAMKAIEKEQPLPPSPVIEAGEVSAWILAIKSLEDRRRETEDVLATLEAELRDRKAYAGRLTQQLQASVAELKTAQTTTRDLEREVSTYRASLTKLGELTNEVAQYDEQIRMAAREILEKGSHFDKVATSFKEVAEELQAVAKTTPQP; from the coding sequence ATGACAAACAAAATTCCCTGCTGTGCTGAACGACTCAATCTGTTGGTTCCACAAATGATTCAGGCGGTCTCGGAGGCTGCTGCCTACCACGTCGCCTGCCAATACGTGACGGAGAAGAGGGTCCGTATTGCCGAAGCAAGCGACTCTCAGATCTCGTCAACCGTAATCGGTAACGCCGGTCTCTACGAGCAACACGTCAATCTAAAGGACGGATACCTCTTTTCAGCATGCTCCTGCTCCGTACCAGAAGAGCCCTTGTGCCGCCACTCTATCGCAGTCTTACTGGAGTACCATCGATGGAGCACTCCCCAAGCGTCCTCTACATCGGGCATACAGAAAGAATCCCCATCCCGGCCACAGACCAACCATTCTCACAAACCCTCACCTTTGACCTTGCAGTCGTCCGTGGCCGATATTAAACTAAGTGAGATCCTGAAATTTGTTGAATGGTTGCAGCCAGCGATGAAGGCCATTGAAAAAGAACAGCCGCTGCCTCCCTCTCCCGTCATCGAAGCAGGAGAAGTTTCAGCATGGATCCTCGCGATCAAGAGCCTAGAGGATCGGCGCCGGGAAACAGAGGATGTGTTAGCGACTTTAGAGGCAGAACTGCGAGATCGTAAGGCTTATGCCGGACGCCTCACGCAACAGCTCCAGGCCTCCGTGGCAGAACTCAAAACTGCCCAGACGACCACTCGTGATCTTGAACGTGAAGTCAGCACCTACCGGGCCAGTCTCACGAAGCTCGGAGAATTGACGAACGAGGTAGCACAATACGATGAGCAGATTCGTATGGCAGCCCGTGAAATTCTAGAGAAAGGGTCCCACTTTGACAAGGTTGCAACCTCCTTCAAGGAAGTCGCCGAGGAACTTCAAGCCGTAGCCAAGACCACTCCTCAACCATAA
- a CDS encoding arylesterase, with the protein MLLSRTLVLIVFALAIVSWYLTPARASSSTPDTRPRIVAFGDSLTAGLGVSVEESYPAQLQRRLDVLGYMYRVINAGVSGDTTAGGLRRVSWILTNKPDLVILELGANDGLRGLSVDQTQHNLREIILRLRGAGVGIVLAGMKLPPNYGQDYTTRFEAMYRTVAREQQVPFIPFFLEGVGGSSSLNQADGIHPTGEGYKVVVENLLKTLIPILNEKPQKLSLLLNSRE; encoded by the coding sequence ATGCTGCTCAGTAGAACTCTTGTTCTAATCGTGTTCGCCCTTGCCATAGTCTCCTGGTACCTTACACCAGCAAGGGCTTCCTCCTCCACGCCGGATACCAGACCGAGGATCGTGGCCTTTGGAGACAGTCTGACTGCGGGACTTGGGGTATCAGTCGAGGAGTCGTACCCGGCCCAATTACAACGACGGCTCGATGTACTTGGGTACATGTATCGGGTCATCAATGCCGGGGTGAGTGGTGACACGACCGCCGGAGGCCTGCGACGTGTGTCGTGGATCCTCACGAACAAACCGGACCTCGTCATTCTTGAATTGGGTGCGAATGATGGACTCAGAGGACTCAGCGTCGACCAAACGCAGCACAACCTTCGCGAGATCATCCTGCGGTTGCGAGGGGCTGGTGTGGGGATCGTATTGGCCGGGATGAAATTGCCACCGAATTATGGTCAGGACTACACGACGAGATTCGAAGCCATGTATCGGACTGTGGCAAGAGAACAGCAGGTGCCCTTCATCCCCTTTTTTCTTGAAGGGGTTGGCGGGAGCTCTTCACTGAATCAGGCTGACGGTATTCACCCGACCGGCGAGGGGTACAAGGTCGTCGTAGAGAATCTACTCAAGACCCTCATACCAATATTAAACGAAAAACCACAGAAGCTCAGCCTCTTACTCAACTCTCGTGAGTAA
- a CDS encoding transglutaminase TgpA family protein has protein sequence MLLSQALHLTSILLASASFIGLTLGAGLPEWLAALTGATLIAVLLRNMGMKPVDRLTTQMPVSAIGWNLIVLGGFVGFWIDLLWVSGDLLPAGLHFLMILMVIKLFNLRLRRDYLHLYAISLVAMLASGSLTTDLWFIPIFSIYLLAGVWTLLLFQLTKTSEVSGNAWMPASIRPESHEGGHRVSPRLFWIANGLAFGAFLITVIIFFTIPRVNAGIYQKGFGENLRMSGFSDKVNLGAIGSIKRDPSIVMRVELPRSPLHDARPLYIRGMSFDRYDGKVWTNQLSYRRSLIEESPGTFTFRGKRTVSRSQLGEAIQQKILLEPLDTTVLFAAPFIESVTGMFPSLFFDATGAVYLPFPSSSRIEYTVVSRSNVLVPADLGSESGVYPESVVRQYLQLPFQSDRIKTLAGEVTERQQGPYEKVTAIQAYLTRNYRYSLDAPLAEQQQPLEEFLFARKTGYCEHYATAMVIMLRTIGIPARLVTGFMATEWNEYGDYYVVRQQDAHAWVEVYLPHSGWIRMDPTPTEDNPTAGGSVWKVLGPIVDNIKLQWNRLFVQYSAADQLAVVRELKAEGMSVRNKALDSMTALFGVFMTLLSGVVTHDLSQVRIGLLGEFLGFAVISLAILFWLRRRRPWAAWSPWKKDQDNELVIAQYYRRMRTYLAGQGFSSSTAIAPLELVEITQARWREAHFAVASITELYCRTRFGHIPLTHEDLKRAEDHLHRLLELRKAPL, from the coding sequence ATGCTGCTTAGTCAGGCTCTTCATTTAACCTCCATCCTGCTGGCGTCTGCGTCCTTCATTGGACTGACGTTGGGGGCCGGGTTACCGGAGTGGCTGGCCGCACTGACCGGCGCGACGTTGATCGCAGTGCTCCTACGAAATATGGGAATGAAGCCGGTCGATCGACTGACCACGCAGATGCCCGTGTCAGCAATTGGATGGAATCTGATCGTGCTCGGCGGTTTTGTGGGCTTTTGGATCGACCTCTTGTGGGTCTCCGGTGATCTACTTCCAGCCGGGCTACACTTCTTGATGATTCTGATGGTCATCAAGCTCTTCAACCTCCGACTTCGCCGCGACTATCTGCATCTCTATGCGATCAGTCTGGTCGCAATGCTCGCCTCAGGATCTCTCACGACGGATCTGTGGTTCATCCCGATTTTTTCGATCTATCTTCTCGCCGGAGTCTGGACCCTTCTTCTGTTTCAGTTGACCAAGACGTCGGAGGTCAGTGGCAATGCCTGGATGCCCGCGTCTATCCGACCTGAGAGTCATGAAGGAGGCCACCGGGTTTCCCCGCGACTTTTTTGGATAGCGAATGGGTTGGCCTTTGGGGCCTTCCTCATAACCGTGATCATCTTCTTCACCATCCCACGGGTCAACGCGGGGATTTACCAGAAAGGATTTGGGGAAAATCTTCGCATGTCTGGGTTTTCCGATAAGGTGAACTTAGGTGCGATCGGATCCATCAAGCGGGACCCCAGTATCGTGATGCGAGTCGAGTTGCCCAGGAGCCCGCTTCATGATGCCAGACCACTCTATATTCGAGGGATGTCTTTCGATCGGTACGATGGCAAGGTGTGGACGAATCAACTGAGCTATCGACGGAGTCTCATCGAGGAAAGCCCTGGTACCTTCACGTTTCGGGGAAAACGAACGGTCTCGCGGTCTCAGCTTGGTGAGGCGATCCAACAGAAAATTCTTCTTGAGCCACTGGATACGACGGTGTTGTTTGCCGCACCGTTTATCGAAAGCGTAACAGGGATGTTCCCCAGTCTCTTCTTTGACGCAACCGGTGCGGTCTATTTACCCTTTCCGAGTTCGTCCCGAATCGAATATACCGTCGTGTCTCGTTCTAATGTGCTGGTCCCGGCGGATCTCGGGTCCGAGTCCGGGGTTTATCCCGAATCGGTGGTCAGGCAGTATTTGCAACTTCCCTTTCAGTCGGATCGCATCAAGACATTGGCGGGAGAAGTGACGGAGAGGCAACAGGGCCCATATGAAAAGGTTACGGCGATTCAAGCGTATTTAACCCGTAACTACCGTTACAGTCTGGATGCACCGCTTGCCGAGCAGCAGCAACCGCTCGAAGAATTTCTTTTCGCGAGAAAGACCGGGTACTGCGAGCACTACGCCACAGCGATGGTCATTATGCTTCGAACCATTGGAATTCCCGCTCGTCTGGTGACAGGCTTCATGGCCACGGAATGGAACGAATACGGAGATTACTACGTCGTCAGACAGCAGGACGCCCATGCGTGGGTCGAAGTGTATCTGCCGCATTCCGGGTGGATCAGGATGGATCCAACTCCCACCGAAGACAATCCAACGGCTGGAGGCTCGGTATGGAAAGTTCTTGGACCCATCGTGGATAACATCAAGCTCCAATGGAACCGATTGTTCGTACAGTATAGCGCAGCCGATCAACTGGCCGTGGTTCGGGAATTAAAAGCCGAAGGGATGTCGGTCCGAAACAAAGCGCTGGATTCTATGACTGCCCTGTTCGGCGTCTTCATGACGCTTTTGAGTGGGGTCGTGACCCACGATCTATCTCAGGTCAGGATTGGGCTTCTGGGAGAGTTTCTTGGCTTCGCAGTGATAAGTCTAGCCATCCTTTTCTGGTTACGTAGGAGGCGACCGTGGGCAGCCTGGAGTCCCTGGAAAAAGGATCAGGACAATGAACTGGTCATCGCGCAATACTACCGTCGCATGCGTACCTATCTGGCCGGGCAGGGTTTTTCAAGCTCTACGGCTATCGCACCACTTGAGTTGGTCGAGATCACTCAAGCTCGCTGGCGGGAAGCCCATTTTGCGGTGGCGTCGATTACAGAGCTGTATTGCCGGACCAGGTTCGGTCATATTCCGCTTACTCATGAGGACTTGAAGCGTGCGGAAGACCACCTCCATCGCCTACTGGAACTAAGGAAAGCGCCTCTGTGA
- a CDS encoding ABC transporter ATP-binding protein has translation MISVQQVSMVLVAAGQAVTILDRISFTIPAQQSVAIVGPSGSGKSTLLGLMAGLDHPTSGSIILDGTDITTMTESRMAQFRREKIGYIFQSFHLIPTLTAIENVGVPLELSGEKRAGDRAAELLSAVGLSDRMGHYPVQLSGGEQQRVAVARAFACRPPILLADEPTGNLDSATGAQVVELLLSLHRDHGTTLVLVTHDVALAALMQRVLSLRDGRVESDTRPSPVEITDGIAPDALVNHPPYGTEHPTSVLPSRFRS, from the coding sequence ATGATCTCAGTGCAACAGGTTTCAATGGTCTTAGTCGCTGCGGGACAGGCGGTCACGATTCTTGATCGCATCAGTTTTACCATTCCAGCTCAACAGTCGGTGGCGATTGTGGGGCCGTCCGGAAGTGGGAAGTCAACGCTATTGGGCCTGATGGCCGGGCTCGACCACCCAACATCCGGTTCGATTATTCTGGATGGGACCGATATCACCACCATGACCGAAAGCCGAATGGCACAATTTCGGCGGGAAAAAATTGGGTACATCTTCCAATCGTTTCACCTGATCCCTACCCTCACGGCCATTGAGAATGTCGGGGTCCCCTTAGAGTTGAGCGGGGAGAAGCGAGCCGGGGATCGGGCAGCAGAGCTACTCTCCGCCGTCGGATTGTCCGACCGGATGGGGCACTATCCCGTCCAGTTGTCGGGGGGAGAACAGCAGCGTGTCGCAGTCGCACGGGCTTTTGCCTGTCGACCACCGATCCTCCTGGCCGATGAGCCGACGGGTAATCTTGACAGTGCCACCGGGGCACAGGTCGTGGAGTTGCTGCTGTCATTGCACCGCGATCATGGGACCACCTTGGTCCTCGTGACCCACGATGTCGCACTCGCAGCATTGATGCAACGGGTGCTGTCTCTTCGCGATGGACGGGTTGAGTCCGACACCCGACCCTCGCCTGTGGAGATCACCGACGGGATTGCTCCCGACGCATTGGTCAATCATCCACCCTATGGAACCGAGCATCCGACTTCTGTCCTCCCCTCAAGATTCCGCTCATGA
- a CDS encoding ABC transporter permease, translating to MTPFTFTMAWRETRSAWRHFVYFLVCIAIGVGALTGVSLFGAEVEKTVNKEARSLLGGDLEIRLSRTISPQGQAILDSLSPRGISLTHVSELIAMAAKSDSSPSGQPTQIVELKAVEPEYPLYGTIRLEPQGNLAELLDQQAGRCQGRPTFGVVVQESLLIKMGLRIGECLKIGQGLFGITGVVRTEPDRMANAFSLGPRLLISREGLHAAELVKVGSRIRERYLLKIPPNLPTDPLLYELRGRLELDAARVSGYKDAQPQLKQFLDQLTRYLGLIGLTALFIGGLGVATSVHAFVREKLTTIAILKTIGADSPTIIRTYALQAMMLGLAGSLIGLVVGVLLQQALPWMIAALMASDLLDQLGFTEGGLSISPVPLVKGLALGLLSTLLFTLWPLLTIREVKPARIFRREIVPMAPPASQNPQPWWKAWRKIDQGKGITSIGIGLGLALLSVWQAGSWRVGALFIAAFAGAVVLLGLAARALLRVLTRWPRPDLLIFRQALGNVLRPGSQAVSITIAIGIGVMVVTTVSLVERSLLAQVGENRPSDAPTFFFIDIQPDQTEEFVRLLHQRTNDPAPRLTPLVRSRLASIKGQPIKLEALSEAEEQKEKSEAKKEQRKKWYLTREYVLTFLQELPKDNQVVAGEWWKPGQTFTTPLISIEEEAATQLGLNIGDTIEVDIQGVFVMGEIGSIRKVEWGNFSTNFYMIFSPGSLDGAPHTYVGTVRVSPSEEVVLQQAVVTAFPNVTAINMGDMLESFARVLDRLSLAIRAVALFCVLSGCFVMAAALAATRYRRLYESVILKALGATRMVIAQSFAVEYALLGALGGLLGTVLASVLSWAVLETVFDLSWSLHPAILASGCAATIILTVLVGFFSTYRILGQPPLAVLRHE from the coding sequence ATGACTCCCTTCACGTTCACCATGGCATGGCGTGAGACGCGCTCGGCGTGGCGACACTTTGTCTATTTTTTAGTCTGTATCGCTATTGGCGTCGGTGCGTTGACCGGAGTGTCGCTCTTTGGAGCGGAAGTGGAAAAGACCGTGAACAAGGAGGCACGGAGTCTTTTGGGCGGCGATCTTGAAATCCGACTGTCTCGCACCATCAGCCCCCAAGGGCAGGCGATCTTGGACTCATTGAGTCCACGCGGGATATCGCTCACGCATGTGAGTGAGCTGATCGCGATGGCGGCCAAGAGTGATTCCTCCCCAAGCGGGCAGCCGACACAAATTGTGGAACTCAAGGCCGTGGAACCAGAATATCCGCTCTATGGCACGATTCGCTTGGAACCCCAGGGCAATCTCGCGGAGCTTCTTGACCAACAGGCCGGTCGATGTCAGGGTCGTCCCACTTTTGGCGTAGTCGTTCAGGAATCGCTTTTGATCAAGATGGGGCTCCGGATAGGAGAATGCCTCAAAATCGGTCAGGGCCTTTTCGGTATCACTGGGGTGGTCAGAACTGAACCGGATCGTATGGCCAACGCCTTCAGCCTCGGCCCCCGGTTGTTGATATCTCGAGAAGGTCTTCATGCAGCTGAGCTGGTGAAGGTGGGCAGTCGCATACGCGAGCGATATTTGCTGAAAATTCCGCCCAACCTTCCCACCGATCCGCTGCTCTATGAGCTGCGTGGACGTCTGGAATTGGATGCCGCTCGCGTGTCGGGTTATAAGGACGCCCAACCGCAACTAAAACAATTTTTGGACCAGCTGACCCGCTATCTTGGTCTGATTGGGTTGACCGCATTGTTTATCGGCGGATTGGGCGTGGCGACCTCTGTGCATGCCTTTGTGCGAGAAAAGCTGACGACCATTGCTATCCTCAAAACGATCGGGGCTGATTCTCCGACGATTATCCGCACCTATGCCCTTCAAGCCATGATGCTCGGACTCGCCGGTAGTCTGATCGGTCTGGTCGTCGGAGTCTTACTCCAGCAAGCGCTTCCATGGATGATCGCAGCCTTGATGGCGTCGGACCTCTTGGACCAACTGGGATTCACTGAAGGCGGGTTGAGCATTTCGCCTGTACCCCTGGTGAAGGGATTGGCCTTGGGCCTGTTGTCCACACTGCTCTTCACCCTGTGGCCTCTGTTAACCATTCGTGAAGTGAAGCCCGCGCGGATTTTTCGTCGAGAGATTGTCCCCATGGCCCCTCCGGCCAGTCAGAACCCACAGCCATGGTGGAAGGCCTGGCGAAAGATCGATCAAGGGAAAGGCATCACGTCGATCGGGATCGGGCTGGGCTTGGCGCTCTTGTCAGTGTGGCAAGCCGGATCCTGGCGAGTGGGCGCACTCTTCATCGCAGCTTTTGCCGGAGCTGTTGTGCTGTTGGGGCTCGCGGCCCGCGCTCTGCTCCGCGTCCTCACAAGATGGCCAAGACCCGATCTGCTCATCTTTCGCCAAGCGTTAGGCAACGTACTGCGACCTGGAAGTCAAGCGGTGAGCATCACCATTGCCATCGGCATCGGTGTGATGGTTGTAACGACTGTGTCACTGGTCGAACGGTCGCTCCTTGCGCAAGTCGGCGAGAACCGACCGAGCGATGCACCCACATTCTTCTTCATCGATATCCAACCCGATCAGACCGAAGAGTTTGTTCGTCTGTTACATCAACGGACCAACGACCCAGCTCCTCGATTAACGCCATTGGTTCGATCACGGCTCGCCTCGATCAAGGGCCAACCCATCAAGCTCGAAGCATTATCCGAGGCTGAAGAACAGAAAGAAAAGTCTGAAGCCAAAAAGGAACAGCGAAAAAAATGGTACCTCACACGCGAGTATGTCCTGACGTTTCTGCAGGAGCTTCCCAAAGATAACCAGGTTGTCGCGGGCGAGTGGTGGAAACCTGGCCAGACCTTCACGACACCACTCATTTCGATCGAAGAGGAGGCAGCTACGCAGCTCGGCCTCAACATTGGGGATACGATAGAGGTGGATATCCAAGGGGTCTTCGTGATGGGAGAGATCGGGAGCATCCGCAAGGTGGAATGGGGAAACTTCTCGACAAATTTCTACATGATCTTTTCCCCTGGATCCCTTGATGGAGCCCCGCATACCTATGTGGGTACAGTTCGTGTCTCGCCATCCGAAGAAGTGGTACTACAACAGGCGGTGGTCACGGCCTTTCCGAATGTGACGGCTATCAACATGGGCGACATGCTCGAGAGCTTCGCGCGGGTGCTCGATCGGCTCTCCCTGGCTATTCGCGCGGTGGCCCTGTTCTGTGTCTTGTCCGGTTGCTTTGTGATGGCAGCAGCATTGGCTGCGACTCGTTATCGGCGATTGTATGAGTCGGTCATTCTCAAAGCCTTGGGAGCAACTCGAATGGTGATTGCCCAGTCGTTTGCGGTTGAATATGCTTTACTCGGTGCATTGGGCGGGCTGTTAGGGACCGTGCTGGCGAGTGTTCTCTCCTGGGCAGTCCTTGAGACCGTGTTCGATCTTTCGTGGAGCCTTCACCCAGCGATTCTGGCATCGGGCTGCGCGGCTACTATCATATTAACCGTGCTTGTGGGTTTTTTCAGTACCTACCGGATCCTGGGGCAACCTCCCCTGGCCGTCCTACGGCATGAGTAA
- a CDS encoding DUF58 domain-containing protein, giving the protein MPFQLPTFTHRVFRYRSTRITSEGLQFLIFVLAIGIAAINTGNNLFYLLLAMMLSLILISGVAAEYCLRRLEVRRHLPDLFFINTPVTTAIVVKNRKSRLTSFSLTLSDVRDNQCLSPNLEIHSLPPGASQVLSYQLTPTHRGKLLLNGVRISTEFPFGLFTKRAFYPLEDTVVVCPELRPVHERLLRGLFAAGYELAVHRRGHGNDLYNLRLYQAGDDSRSIHWPTTARTSQLTIRETEAEEQRRAIICVPTSAPASHDAPFERAVSLAASLVQHLTHHGYSIQLRLGSERSSFGQGEAHRLDLLRMLGLCQRVTPTAESMKQDNWTDAHSTVEGGGAVIVIQAWSESDAGETELPYILIDGELIPGAGHAA; this is encoded by the coding sequence ATGCCGTTTCAGTTGCCGACGTTCACCCATCGAGTCTTCCGGTATCGCTCCACACGGATCACGTCAGAAGGGCTCCAATTCCTGATCTTTGTGCTGGCAATCGGTATTGCGGCCATCAATACCGGGAATAACCTGTTTTATCTGCTCCTGGCCATGATGTTGAGTCTCATTCTGATATCAGGCGTTGCGGCGGAATACTGCTTACGACGACTTGAAGTCCGACGACATCTGCCGGATCTCTTCTTTATCAACACTCCGGTCACCACTGCGATCGTGGTCAAAAACAGAAAGTCGCGATTAACCAGTTTTTCGCTGACCCTGAGTGATGTCAGAGACAATCAATGCCTCTCCCCGAACCTGGAGATTCACTCCCTTCCTCCGGGCGCCAGTCAGGTGCTCTCCTACCAGCTAACTCCTACGCATCGTGGAAAATTGCTGTTGAACGGTGTGCGAATCAGCACGGAGTTTCCCTTCGGGCTTTTCACAAAACGGGCGTTCTACCCGCTGGAGGACACCGTCGTGGTGTGTCCTGAGCTCCGGCCGGTTCATGAACGTCTTCTGCGTGGTCTCTTCGCTGCGGGGTACGAACTGGCCGTTCATCGACGGGGGCACGGCAACGATCTCTACAATCTTCGCCTGTACCAGGCAGGAGATGACTCCCGAAGTATTCATTGGCCGACGACGGCACGGACCTCCCAGTTGACCATTCGAGAGACCGAGGCAGAGGAGCAACGCCGCGCGATCATCTGTGTTCCCACAAGCGCTCCGGCGAGTCATGACGCCCCGTTTGAGCGCGCAGTCTCGTTAGCTGCGTCTCTGGTTCAGCATTTGACTCACCACGGCTACTCCATCCAATTGCGTCTAGGGTCAGAGCGCTCGTCGTTTGGCCAGGGAGAAGCGCATCGTCTTGACCTCCTTCGTATGCTGGGCCTCTGCCAACGAGTCACTCCTACGGCAGAGTCCATGAAGCAGGACAACTGGACGGACGCTCATTCCACGGTTGAAGGAGGCGGAGCGGTGATTGTCATACAAGCCTGGTCTGAATCTGATGCAGGAGAGACTGAGCTTCCGTATATTCTGATCGATGGGGAACTCATTCCTGGAGCAGGCCATGCTGCTTAG